The Oryzihumus leptocrescens sequence GTGCAGGGGCAGCTGGACGCCTACGACGTGGCCTCGGCGTGCGACTCGGTGCGCGGCTTCCTCGACGTGCTGACCAACTGGTACATCCGGCGCTCGCGGGAGCGGTTCTGGGACACCGCCGGCGACGGCTCGGCCTCGGCCGCGTTCGACACCCTCTACACCACCCTCGAGGTGCTCACCCGGGTCGCGGCGCCGTTGCTGCCGTTCACCACCGAGGAGATCTGGCGCGGCCTCACCGGCGGCCGCTCGGTGCACCTCACCGACTGGCCGGTGGCCTCCGACCTGCCCTCCGACGAGCCGCTCGTGGCGGCGATGGACCGGGCGCGGGAGATCTGCTCCACGGCCCTGGGCCTGCGCAAGGCCAACGCGCTGCGGGTGCGGCTGCCGCTGCAGGACCTGACCGTCGTCACCGAGGACGCCGCCGCGCTGGAGTCCTTCGGCGCGGTCGTCGCCGACGAGGTCAACGTCCGCACCGTCACCCTCGTGGACATGGCGTCGGCGAGCGAGGCGGACTTCGGCATCTCCCAGAAGCTGACCGTCAACGCCCGCGCCGCGGGCCCGCGCCTGGGCAAGCAGGTCCAGGTCGCCATCAAGGCGAGCAAGTCCGGCGACTGGTCCGTCCAGGAGGACGGCACCGTCGTGGCCGGCGGCCTGCCGCTGCAGGAGGGGGAGTACACCCTCGAGACGGTGGTGGCCGAGGACGGCCACGGCGAGGGCAGCCGGGCCACCGGCATGCTGCCGGGCAGCGGGTTCGTCGTGCTGGACACGACGGTGACGCCGGAGCTGGCCGCCGAGGGCCTGGCCCGCGACGTCGTGCGGGCGGTGCAGCAGGCCCGCCGCGACGCCGGCCTGGACATCAGCGACCGGATCAGCCTGACGGTGACCGGCGACCAGCAGGTGTGGGAGGCCACCGTGGCCCACCAGCAGCTCATCATGGAGGAGACCTTGGCCACCCAGTTCGGCTCCGCCCCGGACCTCGAGGCACTGCCACTGGGCGATGGTGTCGTCGAGGCCACGGTCGGCGACGGCCAGGCCATCCGCATCCTGGTGAAGAAGCTCTGATGGCGCCGTCGTCCGGCCGTCCCGACGCGGCCCAGCAGCACGCGGCCGAGCAGCTCGAGCTCCGCAAGCGCATGCGGGAGGTGGAGCAGGAGATCCTCGCCCGCACGCCCGAGCATGACCTCGAGCCGTCCCTGGACCGCATCGCCGCGGTGATGGAGTTGCTCGGTGACCCGCAGAAGGCCTTCCCGGTCATCCACGTCACCGGCACCAACGGCAAGACCTCGACGACCCGCATGATCGAGCGGCTGCTGCGCGAGGCGGGCCTGTCCACCGGCCGGTTCACCTCGCCGCACCTGCACGACATCCGCGAGCGGATCGCCCTGAACGGCAAGCCGATCCCGCCGGAGAAGTTCATCGCGGCGTACGAGGACGTGCTGCCCTACGTCGAGATGGTCGACACCAAGTCGGTCGACGAGGGCGGCCCCCGGATGACGTACTTCGAGGTCGTCGTGGCGGTGGCCTACGCCGCGTTCGCCGACGCCCCCGTCGACGTCGCGGTGGTCGAGGTCGGCATGGGCGGCTCCTGGGACGCGACCAACGTCGCCGACGGGACCGTCGCCGTCGTGACCCCGATCGCCCTGGACCACGAGCGCTTCCTGGGCTCGTCGGTGGAGGACATCGCGACCGAGAAGGCCGGCATCATCAAGGAGGGCGCCATCGCCGTCATCGGCGTGCAGGAGCCCGAGGTCACCGAGATCCTGCTCGAGCGCGCCGCCGAGGTGGGCGCGACACCGGCGGTCGAGGGGAGCGCGTTCGGCGTGCTGGCCCGTGACCTCGCCGTCGGCGGCCAGCAGGTGTCGGTCCGCGGCCTGTCCGGGGACTACAACGACCTGTTCCTGCCCCTGCACGGCGCCCACCAGGGGCACAACGCGGCCATCGCGCTCGCGGCGGTGGAGGCGTTCATCGGTGGCGGCGAGCAGCCGCTCGACATCGACGTGGTGCGCGCCGGCTTCGCCGAGGTGTCCTCCCCGGGCCGGCTGGAGATCGTGCGCCGCTCGCCCACGGTCCTCGTCGACGCGGCGCACAACCCCGCCGGTGCCGAGGCGCTGCGCGCGGCGCTGGAGGACTCGTTCAACTTCGCCCGCATCATCGGCGTCATCGCCGTGCTCGCGGACAAGGACGCCACGCAGATGCTCGAGATCCTCGAGCCGGTGCTGGACGAGGTCGTGGTCACCCGCACCACCTCCCCGCGGGCCATGAGCCCCCGCGCCCTGGGCGACCTCGCCACCGAGATCTACGGCGAGAACCGCGTCACCGTCGTCGACAGCCTGCCCGAGGCCCTCGACCGGGCCGCCGGCCTGGCCGACGAGGGTGGCGTCGCCGGGGGCGTGCTGGCCACGGGCTCGATCACCACCGCCGCCGAGGTCCGCCTCCTGCTGGGCGTCACCGAGGTCTGAGCGGCCGTATCGCGTTCACGGGGTTCCCCCATGGCCCCGGGCTCCGGGCCATGGGGAACACACTGCCGGCGACCGGGACCGTGGTTTGGACGACGAGTGAGCCGGGACGCACTCACGGGCTCAGCTGGTCGGTGCGAAGCCGGGGACGTTGAGTCCCAGCCAGCCGAGCGCGCCGGGCAGGAGGCCGAGCCAGACCGCCGCGCGGTGCCCGGCGTGCTGGAGCACGGTCGCATCGATCGCCAGGGGTGGCCGGGCCACCTTGAGCAGCTCGGCGCTCGAGGTGTACGACACGGGGTCGGTGTGCGAGGTCTCCATCCACAGCGCTACCGGTGCTGGCCGCCGCCGGGTCAGGGCAACGAGGTCGTAGCGTCGCGCCAGCGCGCTCCCGGGGGCGTACGGCTCGTAGCTCGGGCCGAGCTCAGGGCGGAAGTACCCACCCATGACCACGGCGGCGCTGTACTGCGCCGGGTGCAGCATCGCCGCCATGGCGGCGCACCAGCCGCCCGAGGAGATCCCGATCGTCGCCCACGAGGACCGGTTGGTGCTGACCCGGAACGTGCGCGCCACCCACTCGGGCACGTCGCGGGTCAGCCAGGTCTCCATCTGCGGGGTGCCCGGGC is a genomic window containing:
- a CDS encoding bifunctional folylpolyglutamate synthase/dihydrofolate synthase; translated protein: MAPSSGRPDAAQQHAAEQLELRKRMREVEQEILARTPEHDLEPSLDRIAAVMELLGDPQKAFPVIHVTGTNGKTSTTRMIERLLREAGLSTGRFTSPHLHDIRERIALNGKPIPPEKFIAAYEDVLPYVEMVDTKSVDEGGPRMTYFEVVVAVAYAAFADAPVDVAVVEVGMGGSWDATNVADGTVAVVTPIALDHERFLGSSVEDIATEKAGIIKEGAIAVIGVQEPEVTEILLERAAEVGATPAVEGSAFGVLARDLAVGGQQVSVRGLSGDYNDLFLPLHGAHQGHNAAIALAAVEAFIGGGEQPLDIDVVRAGFAEVSSPGRLEIVRRSPTVLVDAAHNPAGAEALRAALEDSFNFARIIGVIAVLADKDATQMLEILEPVLDEVVVTRTTSPRAMSPRALGDLATEIYGENRVTVVDSLPEALDRAAGLADEGGVAGGVLATGSITTAAEVRLLLGVTEV